The Streptomyces camelliae genome window below encodes:
- a CDS encoding ABC transporter ATP-binding protein, translating into MHFAAPLTMSTDRSGAETAAGAPTRMRHARISPLAAFRTFWPLVSVNRAAVLVAAALLVVSAGCDAGAIGVVGVLTDDVLTPGDLAAFWGPAALWLGLAVAGAIASAVGGYLAGWTSEHFLLGLRDRVFQHLQRMPPDALDRFGTGDLVSRLTGDIETVESLVASAPVELITSAVGAVVFAVAAFWTSWQLALITLTAAPLIWFGARWFGTLMRSATRAERDSNGRLASLLEESLANMPLVQAYGRQQAEHGKVHREGRTWMRAGLRQIRLSSVYGPMGELVETLSVLAVIGAGAWQISEHHLSVGGLLSFAAFLGYLHPRLQELGELVVSASSATAACERLIEVLRTGTVRETAVRPDVPPLTEPVRGAVIFEDVGFSYPGGGRPVLNRVRLDIAPGLLVAVTGPSGTGKSTLGKLLLRFHEPSRGRILLDGRDIAELPVDEVRRHITLLPQDSMLFDGTVRENITYGRPDAAEADVLAAAVAADAHGFVSALPDGYDSPVGKRGNHLSGGQRRRIALARAMLRTAPVLILDEPTAGLDDDSTARIMAPLRRLAAGRTTFLITHDLRLTAQADLVLHLTDGTAVITAPGLSSTAGREPEHEAA; encoded by the coding sequence TGCGGCACGCCCGGATCTCGCCACTGGCCGCGTTCCGCACGTTCTGGCCGCTGGTCAGCGTCAACCGCGCGGCCGTACTGGTGGCCGCCGCGCTGCTGGTGGTGTCCGCCGGATGCGACGCGGGCGCGATCGGCGTCGTCGGCGTCCTCACCGACGATGTGCTCACCCCCGGTGATCTCGCGGCCTTCTGGGGGCCCGCCGCCCTCTGGCTGGGGCTCGCCGTGGCCGGCGCGATCGCCTCCGCGGTGGGGGGCTACCTTGCCGGGTGGACCAGCGAACACTTCCTGCTCGGTCTGCGCGACCGGGTCTTCCAGCATCTGCAACGGATGCCCCCGGACGCCCTGGACCGCTTCGGCACGGGCGACCTGGTATCCCGGCTGACCGGGGACATCGAGACCGTCGAGTCGCTCGTGGCCTCCGCGCCCGTCGAACTGATCACCTCCGCCGTCGGGGCGGTGGTGTTCGCCGTGGCGGCCTTCTGGACCAGCTGGCAGCTGGCCCTGATCACCCTGACCGCAGCCCCGCTGATCTGGTTCGGCGCCCGGTGGTTCGGCACCCTGATGCGCTCCGCCACCCGCGCCGAACGCGACAGCAACGGCCGGCTGGCCTCGCTGCTGGAGGAGAGCCTGGCCAACATGCCCCTGGTGCAGGCCTACGGCCGGCAGCAGGCCGAGCACGGCAAGGTGCACCGCGAGGGACGCACCTGGATGCGCGCCGGACTGCGGCAGATCCGGCTGTCGTCGGTGTACGGCCCGATGGGCGAACTGGTCGAGACCCTCAGCGTGTTGGCCGTGATCGGGGCCGGGGCCTGGCAGATCTCCGAGCACCACCTCAGCGTCGGTGGGCTGCTCTCCTTCGCCGCCTTCCTCGGCTATCTCCACCCCAGGCTCCAGGAACTCGGCGAACTCGTCGTCAGCGCGTCCTCCGCGACCGCCGCCTGTGAACGCCTCATCGAGGTCCTGCGCACCGGCACGGTCCGCGAGACCGCTGTACGGCCGGACGTCCCGCCGCTCACCGAACCGGTGCGCGGCGCCGTGATCTTCGAGGACGTCGGCTTCTCCTACCCCGGCGGCGGCCGGCCCGTGCTGAACCGGGTGCGCCTGGACATCGCCCCCGGCCTGCTCGTCGCCGTCACCGGGCCCAGCGGCACCGGCAAGTCCACCCTCGGCAAACTGCTGCTGCGGTTCCACGAGCCGTCCCGGGGCCGGATCCTGCTCGACGGCCGGGACATCGCCGAACTCCCGGTGGACGAGGTGCGCCGGCACATCACGCTGCTCCCGCAGGACAGCATGCTCTTCGACGGTACGGTCCGCGAGAACATCACCTACGGCCGTCCCGACGCCGCCGAGGCGGACGTGCTCGCCGCCGCCGTCGCGGCCGACGCGCACGGATTCGTCAGCGCGCTGCCCGACGGCTACGACAGTCCCGTCGGCAAGCGCGGCAACCACCTCTCCGGGGGCCAGCGCCGCAGGATCGCCCTCGCACGGGCCATGCTCCGCACCGCGCCCGTGCTGATCCTCGACGAGCCCACGGCCGGGCTCGACGACGACTCCACGGCCCGCATCATGGCCCCACTGCGCCGCCTTGCCGCCGGGCGCACGACCTTCCTCATCACCCACGACCTGCGCCTGACGGCCCAGGCCGACCTCGTCCTCCATCTCACCGACGGCACGGCGGTGATCACGGCGCCGGGGCTGTCATCGACTGCCGGCAGGGAGCCGGAGCACGAGGCGGCCTGA